The Pseudoalteromonas carrageenovora IAM 12662 DNA window TCATTGCTTTTATCTCAGTAATTAAGGTAGCTGAAACTACAAACTCACCTTTCAATACATTTTGGTTCGCAATTAATTTGAAGTTAGGATTAAGCTCTATATTAGTAAAAGTTGCTTCTCTTAACCTTAGCAAGTCACCTGTACATCGAAAATTGCTAGCGGCCCAGATATTAAGCTCTCGACGAGTAGCTTTGTCAGTTTGCCCAGAGGTACTTCCTTTAAAAGTTGGCAGTTGATTAATAACCCTTAAATTTTTTAATCGATACGGGGCCGATTTTGCGTTCCATTGGAATAACTTTAATGCGTGTGTAGTTTTTAAGCCAAAATCACCATCAATTTTTGATTTATATGTTCCTAATTTATTAAGCAGTATTTGTAATTCGGATACAAAAGAGTGATTAGCTATGTGACTTTTTCCTTCCCAGATTTGTTTTTTGTCATTGTCTCCTCTTTGAAGAGAAAAGCCACCAAATAAATCCGTCACACCAGTTAAAGCTGACACTACAGCATTGTTATTCATATAAGTTCCTTTAAATTAATAGTTAACCGCACTTATTCCATCGCGATCGTTATATTAGCGATAAAAGAATATAACTAAAGATAAAAAATAGGAACAATATTTTTCGTTAAGTCATTATGGATACACCGTAAAATTGTAAAATTGTAAAATAGATAGTGTCAAAGCCGTAATTTAAACAAATAATTTTAAATTATTTAAGGAAAGCTTTATTCAATTTAATTTAGGTGGTTTCTATTAAACAAAAAAACCGCCAAATGGCGGTTTTTTTAGAAGTTAGCGATTAGTGAGTTTTTTCAAACTCGTCTACTTCACGCTCTGCTTCTTCTTTAGATTTACCGTACTGCTGCTGGATTTTACCTACTAGCTCTGTACGGCTACCTTCAATTTTGTCTAAATCGTCGTCAGTAAGATCGCCCCATTTTTGTTGAGCCTTACCTTTAAGTTCGTTCCAATTACCTTTCATACGATCGCTGTTCATAAGTATCTCCTTACTTAGATTTAATTAACGTTCAGTATAAAAGGAGCAAAGCGTGTACCAATCAGTTAAACTTTTTATTTTATGTTTATAATCATTGGTTTATATATTTAAGCGAGGCGTTACTTTTATTGCAACGCGTATGTTCTTAAAAAATGTACAGAGCGGTCTGTAATATTTTCGTAGGTTAATTTGCAACTTTGATATAGCTTAATGTAGGTTTTAAGTAGGAATACTATTCATAGGTATTCTAAAATTATAAATAAGGAAGGAATACAGAATGGAAAAAGTAAATTTATTAGTGATTTTATCATTTTTTTTCTTGTCGTCAGCAGTGTCGGCTTCACCGCTCGTAAAACAATGGGCAGGGTCTGGAATGGATGCTGATAAGTATTTTTGTGAATATGGTGACGGTGAAGTAAAAGTTATATACGGTAATCAAAACTGCCCATTATCAAACTAATTTAATATATCAATTAACTACCGCAGTATAGCTGCGGTTTTTGTTACAATGCACACAAAGCAATTTTGGGTAAATAGCAGTGCTGCCGGTTCAAAACATATATCAACAACTTGTAACTACATTACAAAGTAACCCTATAACGTTATTACAAGCACCGCCTGGTGCAGGTAAATCAACATGGCTGCCGCTACAGCTTATGCGCGACGGCCATTTTAAACGTATTGTAATGCTGGAGCCGCGCCGCTTAGCTGCACGCAATATTGCCAATTACTTAGCGCAGTGCCAAAACGAAAATGTGGGGCAAAGCGTTGGCCTTCGTGTACGCGGTGAAAGCAAAGTAAGTAGCAATACGCGCCTTGAAATAGTTACTGAGGGCATGCTTACTCGCATGCTACAAAACGATCCAGAGCTTAGCGATATTGATTTACTGATATTTGATGAGTTTCATGAACGTTCAATTGCAGCTGATACCTCCCTGGCCTTTGCTTTAGAGACTCAAAGTGCACTGCGTGACGATTTAACCATACTACTTATGTCGGCCACCCTTGATACCGAACGCTATACGCAATTTTTTGATTGCCCCGTTATACAATCAAGTGGGCGAAGCTACCCCATAGACGAAGTATACATACCCATAAAAGATGAAAGCCGCTGGCTTGATGCTATTGCACCTTTAATAAAACAAGCACTAAACGAGCAAAGCGGCAGTGCGCTGGTGTTTTTACCTGGGCAATTTGAAATAGTAGGCGTACAACAGGCCCTTAATGATTTGCCAAGTAACTGCCTAGTTGCCATCTTATTTGGCGAGCAGGATAAAGCTAATCAGCAGGCGGCGATTGCTCCTGCGCCTGAGGGCATGCGCAAAGTTGTGCTTACCACCAATGTAGCCGAAACCAGCTTAACCATTGAGGGTATTCGCATTGTTATTGATAGCGGTAAACGCCGCGCGGCGAGTTATAACTTAAAAACAGGTGTAACGGAGCTTACAACACAAAGTATATCGCGCTCCTCTGCCGTGCAGCGTGCAGG harbors:
- a CDS encoding CsbD family protein, which produces MNSDRMKGNWNELKGKAQQKWGDLTDDDLDKIEGSRTELVGKIQQQYGKSKEEAEREVDEFEKTH
- a CDS encoding M15 family metallopeptidase, which translates into the protein MNNNAVVSALTGVTDLFGGFSLQRGDNDKKQIWEGKSHIANHSFVSELQILLNKLGTYKSKIDGDFGLKTTHALKLFQWNAKSAPYRLKNLRVINQLPTFKGSTSGQTDKATRRELNIWAASNFRCTGDLLRLREATFTNIELNPNFKLIANQNVLKGEFVVSATLITEIKAMNIEAKKLGLKLVLNQTIRQLGISPSGAVVTPAKRSQHYIGHALDLNIVDGSNWNNSTAFKTKSATTSAVKFIDIMKKRGLRWGGDFTRMDSPHFDKQLSASTFDYEAKHFFNQSSISNNQMIPLFI